Proteins from a single region of Companilactobacillus farciminis KCTC 3681 = DSM 20184:
- a CDS encoding GNAT family N-acetyltransferase, translating into MNIRPIQASDNQAIKRILQTDLKVAHLDIPGTAYFDKNLDTLSQFYEKARRGYFVVVDDFQEVVGGAGFAEFDLEKNIAELQKLYLSKAAQGHRLSYQLIFLVEQAAKNAGYDKLYLETHHNLKAALHVYPKAGFTKLAGPIEESLHSGAMDGFFIKSLH; encoded by the coding sequence ATGAATATTCGTCCTATCCAAGCTAGCGACAATCAAGCCATCAAACGTATTTTACAAACTGATCTAAAAGTTGCTCATCTGGACATTCCCGGTACCGCCTATTTCGACAAAAACCTCGATACTCTGAGCCAATTTTATGAAAAAGCCCGACGTGGTTATTTCGTTGTCGTCGATGATTTTCAAGAAGTCGTTGGTGGTGCAGGTTTTGCCGAATTTGACCTTGAGAAAAATATTGCTGAACTGCAAAAGCTCTATCTATCCAAGGCTGCTCAAGGACATCGGTTAAGCTATCAATTGATTTTTTTAGTCGAACAAGCTGCCAAGAATGCCGGTTACGACAAATTGTACCTAGAAACTCACCACAACCTAAAAGCGGCGTTACACGTTTACCCCAAAGCTGGCTTTACTAAATTAGCCGGACCAATCGAAGAAAGTTTGCATAGCGGCGCCATGGATGGATTTTTTATTAAATCACTACACTAA